The following are encoded together in the Coffea arabica cultivar ET-39 chromosome 1c, Coffea Arabica ET-39 HiFi, whole genome shotgun sequence genome:
- the LOC113742788 gene encoding uncharacterized protein produces the protein MCALSVASSGKRCSLEAGDEPGLPQCKTSEISVHGIREHIETDECVAACGSDRNVTGISSDSLLDPIFTAKLCSKHCVNNCPNIVDLYSNLASAEGVLLSKLCKSLETSPRRAMSQLQSSGMAPSAPAGAGEGPISAAPAGPALSPTGSADAVTPAASPAPL, from the exons ATGTGCGCGTTATCAGTCGCGTCCTCTGGGAAGCGATGTTCACTGGAGGCCGGTGATGAACCAGGATTGCCCCAATGCAAGACCTCCGAAATTTCGGTGCATGGCATCCGGGAACATATTGAGACGGATGAATGCGTAGCCGCATGTGGGTCTGATAGGAATGTTACGGGAATCTCATCAGACTCCCTTCTTGATCCAATATTCACTGCCAAGCTTTGCTCTAAACACTGTGTCAACAACTGCCCCAACATTGTTGACCTCTACTCGAATTTGGCTTCGGCCGAAG GAGTGCTTTTGTCGAAGCTGTGCAAGTCATTGGAAACCAGTCCGCGGAGGGCAATGTCTCAGCTTCAAAGTTCTGGTATGGCGCCTTCCGCTCCTGCTGGTGCTGGTGAAGGCCCGATTTCTGCAGCTCCTGCCGGTCCAGCTCTATCTCCGACGGGAAGTGCTGATGCTGTTACTCCTGCTGCTTCTCCGGCCCCTCTGTAG
- the LOC113729476 gene encoding uncharacterized protein encodes MVMIIFLALSLLLQGALAGELICDELPVGMCAFSISSSGKRCSLETSDEPGVFQCKTSEILVHKIREHIETDECITACGADRNVTGISSDFLFDPIFTAKLCSNRCLNNCPNMVDLYSNLALAEGKLLSKRCKAQETHGTPRRAMSEFQSSGIAFAPLSAPSASPVPVFAPVSAPSASPVPAFAPVSAPSAGPVPVFAPVSAPAAGPVTAGAAAVATPPALSPMGITAAVISALLLLHQFCSF; translated from the exons ATGGTTATGATCATCttccttgctctctctcttctcctacAAGGAGCTCTCGCCG gtGAACTAATATGTGACGAGTTGCCTGTGGGAATGTGCGCGTTTTCAATCTCATCCTCCGGGAAGCGATGCTCGTTGGAGACTAGTGATGAACCAGGGGTATTCCAGTGCAAGACTTCTGAAATTTTGGTGCATAAAATCAGGGAACATATTGAGACGGATGAGTGCATAACCGCATGTGGGGCTGATAGGAATGTTACTGGAATCTCATCAGACTTCCTTTTCGACCCAATATTCACAGCCAAGCTATGCTCTAATCGGTGCCTCAATAACTGCCCCAACATGGTTGATCTCTATTCTAATTTGGCTTTGGCCGAAG GAAAGCTTTTGTCAAAGCGGTGCAAGGCACAGGAAACCCACGGTACACCACGCCGGGCCATGTCTGAGTTTCAAAGTTCTGGGATAGCTTTTGCTCCACTTTCTGCTCCTTCGGCCAGTCCTGTCCCTGTTTTTGCTCCAGTTTCTGCTCCTTCGGCCAGTCCTGTCCCTGCCTTTGCTCCAGTTTCTGCTCCTTCGGCCGGTCCTGTCCCTGTTTTTGCTCCAGTTTCTGCGCCTGCAGCCGGTCCGGTCACTGCTGGTGCTGCTGCTGTTGCTACCCCTCCAGCTCTATCTCCAATGGGAATTACTGCTGCTGTTATTTCCGCGCTGCTTCTTCTCCATCAATTCTGTAGTTTTTAA
- the LOC113729494 gene encoding uncharacterized protein, with the protein MKKEDMVKLISADGFEFVIDEKAAMVSQTIRNMLTSPGSFTETQQRQVTFPDISTTILEKICQYFYWSLQYASGKETEFHIEPELTLELMMAANYLHT; encoded by the exons atgaagaaagaagATATGGTGAAGCTGATCAGCGCCGACGGCTTCGAATTCGTCATCGATGAGAAAGCTGCCATGGTCTCTCAGACCATCCGCAACATGCTCACTTCTCCAG GGAGTTTTACGGAGACGCAGCAAAGGCAAGTGACGTTTCCGGATATAAGCACCACTATTCTGGAGAAAATTTGTCAGTATTTTTACTGGTCTCTTCAATATGCCAG TGGTAAGGAGACTGAGTTCCACATCGAACCTGAGCTGACTTTGGAACTGATGATGGCTGCCAATTATTTGCACACCTGA